Genomic segment of Motacilla alba alba isolate MOTALB_02 unplaced genomic scaffold, Motacilla_alba_V1.0_pri HiC_scaffold_34, whole genome shotgun sequence:
TGTGGGGCGGGAACTGGTCCCAGTTGAGTCCATGGGGTCCCCCAGAGTCCAGGTGGCCTGGCCAGGGAGGGTCAGTGGCCAAAGGAGAGGGGTCAGTGGCCATAGGGGGTCAGTGGCCGGAGTTGGGGGGTCAGTGGCCGGATTTGGGGGGTCAGTGGCCGGAGTTGGGGGGTCAGTGGCCGGATCTGGGGGGTCAGTGGCCGGAGTTGGGGGGTCAGTGGCCGGATTTGGGGGGTCAGTGGCCGGATTTGGGGGGTCAGTGGCCGGATTTGGGGGTCAGTGGCCGGAGTTGGGGGGTCAGTGGCCGGAggggggaggggctgggggaggtcAGCGGCCGACGCgccccagggagctgtggggggaGGGGAAACACCTCAAACTGAGCCTAAGAGTGagcccaaaaatcccaaaaacagAGCCCTGAAATTCCTAAAACTgagcccaaaatcccaaaaaatgaGCCCCAAAATCATCCCAAACTAACGCCAAAAATCCAGACCAAAGCAAacccaaaatccagcccaaagTGCCCCCAAAtcaaccccaaaacccagcctAAAGCAAAGCCCAAACAGCCCGAAATCCAGCCCAAAACTGAGCCCAAACCCAAATCCAGACCCAAAACTGAGCCCAAAGCGACCCTGAACtaaacccaaaccccagcccAAAGTGACCTCAGGTACCCCCCCAGGTACCTTCAGGtacccccaggtgtccccaggtacCTCCCACGTACCCACAGGCCCCCGCAGGTAGGGCCAGATGCACCCAAGTaccccccaggtgcccccccaggtgtccccaggtgcccccagccccccccaggtgtgcccagctccccccaggtttgcccagctgcccccctagctgcccccagctctcccccaggtgtccccaggtgccccccaggtgtccccaggtgcccccagctctcccccaggtgtccccaggtgcccccaggtgtgcccggtgccccccagctcccccccaggtgcccccaggtgcccccccaggtgcccccagccccccccaggtgcccccaggtgtgcccggtgccccccagctcccccccaggtgccccaggtgcccccagctcccccccaggtgccccccaggtgtccccaggtgtccccagctcccccccagctccccccccGGTGCCCCCAGGTGCGCGGTACCTggcgcggcgcgggggcggcTCGGGGGCGGTGCCCGGGGGGGTCCCCGCGGGGCTCTCGCGGCGCAGCAGGAAGGGCCGGAGGCTGCCCCGCACCGGGGACCCCCGGGACAGGTTAAAGGGCCAGGGGGGCTCCGCCTCCTCCCGCAGGACTGCCCGGGGGAGGGGCCGGTCAGGGGGCGGGGCCACGGCCACGCCCACCGGCCACACCCATCGGCCACACCCACACACCCATTGGTCACAAGCAGTAGCCACAGGCATGGGGGGGgccacacacagggacacacccACCGGCCACACCCAGTTAGCCACACCCACTGACCACACCCAGTTAACCACACCCACCGACCGCACCCAGATAGCCACACCCACTGACCATACCCAGATAGCCACACCCACTGACCACACCCACTGACCACACCCAGTTAACCACACCCACTGACCACACCCAGTTAACCACACCCAGTTAGCCACACCCACCGATCACACCCAGTTAACCACACCCACCGACCACACCCAGTTAACCACACCCACCGACCACACCCAGATAGCCACACCTACCGACCACACCCACACACCCATTGGTCACGCACACTGGCCACTGGGTGGGGTGTTGGGGGGGGCCACACCCAGGGACACGCCCACTGGCCACACCCAGGGACACACATTGACCACACCATTGGCCACACCCACTGACCACGCCTATTGACTAAACCCAGGGTCACACCCATTGACCACACCCACAGGACCCACCCACTCATGACAGCCAGCTAGCCACACCCACTGGCCACACCCACTGGCCACACCCACACACCCAGGGCAGCCACGCCCGTGGTCACAGCCACACAGCCATGACCACACCCACCGACCACACCCACGGCCCCACCCCTGACCacgcccccggccccgcccgcgctCACAGTCGCGCTCGCTCAGCGAGTAGGGTTTGATCGGCTCCTCCGGGCGCGGCCGCGGCAACGCccgccgggctggggctggacccaaaaacacccagaatcaccccaaaaatcatcttaaatccacccaaaatcaccccaaaaattcaTCTTAAATTCACCCCAAATCACCCagaatcaccccaaaaatcatcTTAAATGcacccaaaatccaccccaaaattcatcttaaatccacccaaaatccacccaaaatccaccccaaaattcacccaaaattcATCTTAAATCCACCCTAAATCCAgccaaaattcacccaaaattcATCTTAAATTCACCCCAAATTCATCTTAAATCCACCCTAAAAtcacccaaaattcaccccaaaattacCCGGAAATCCACCCAAAATTCACCTTTAGTCtacccaaaattcaccccatatcctccaaaatcccccaaaattcacccaaaatcccccaaaattcacccaaatctccccaaaatccccccaaaatccccccccaATTCATCTTAAAtccacccaaatccctccaaaatTCACCTAAAAgcccccaaaattcacccaaaatcCCCGAAAGtgccccccaaaatcctcctgAAGTCCCCCCAAAATTACTCAAAATTCATctaaaatatccccaaaatccaccctaAAAACACCCAAAATTCATCTTAAATCCACCCAAAATtctcccaaatcccccaaaatcccccaaaatccccccaaatccccaatccccgcggccccggcccgaCCTGTGCGGGTGGAGAAGAAGCCGTCGAAGATGACGAAATTGTTCACCTGAAAGGGAAGATTTCAGGGAATGATCAAATTCTGACTCTATTTGCACTAAGaaatgtgaataaataaaataaaaccttaaagTTGTTAATAAATgggtaaaaaaccccaataaaataatttaaaatagtaaataaatgggtataaaaccaaaataaatgaaataaaacttcaaagtaataaataaatggGTGTAAAAAcccaagtaaaataaaatagaactttaaaatcataaataaatgGGTGTAAAAACCCCAAGTACAATAAAATAGTACTTTAATAAGTAAATGGgtataaaaaacccaaataaaataaaatacaacttcaaaatgataaataaataggtataaaaatccaaaataacataaaataaaactttaaagtaataaataaatgggtacaaaaatccaaataagataaaattttaaaatcataaataaatggatataaaaaactccaaataaaataaaaaaaccctttaaaatgataaataaatgggtattaaaaacccaaataagataaaataaaaatttaaaatcgTGAAATCTAAAGTATAAGATATAAAATAACGAGCgcaaattataaaatataaaaaagaaaagacaaaaggtAAAATACGAAAGACAAAATGTAAAAGATAAGGtacaaaaaacaaaatgtgaGATGTAAAATCTAAGATAGAAGgtgtaaaatataaaagaatgtaaaatttAAGATATAAAAGATCAAAAATAAGGTATAAAATAGGAATATTGGGGTTGGCCGCACCTGGGGGATGCGGTCGCGGAGCCCGAAGTGTTTGCTGAGGAACGCCAGCAGCTTCTCCGAGGGCCTGTCCACGGCCAGCCTGTGGGGCTGCACGCGCTCCCGCTATGGGGGACCCCAAATCAGCATCGccacccccaaaaaccccgacccccaaaaaccccgacccccaaaaaccccgacccccaaaaaccccgaCCCCCAGAAACcccaacccccaaaatccccgacccccaaaaaccccaatccccaaaaaccccgaCCCCCAGAAACCCCAACCCCCAGCCTGTGGGGCTGCACGCGCTCCCGCTAGGGGGGACCCCAAATCAGCATcgccaccccaaaaaccccgaccccctaaaaccccaaacccctaAAACCCcgaccccaaaaaccccaaacccctaAAACCCCgacccccaaaaaccccgaCCCCCAGCCTGTGGGGCTGCACGCGCTCCCGCTATGGGGGGacccccagggaccccaaatCAGCATcacccaccccaaaaaccccaacccccaaaaaccccaatccccaaaaaccccgacccccaaaaaccccgacccccaaaaaccccgacccccaaaaaccccaaaccccaaaaaccccaacccccaGAAACCCCGACCCCCCCAGCGTGTGGGGCTGCACGCGCTCCCGCTATGGGGGGACCCCAAATCAGCATcacccaccccaaaaaccccgacccccaaaaaccccgaccccccaaaaaccccgacccccaaaaaccccaaaccccaaaaaccccgaCCCCCAAAAACCCTGACCCCCAGAAACCCcgacccccaaaaaccccaacccccccagCCTGTGGGGCTGCACGCGCTCCCGCTATGGGGGGacccccagggaccccaaatCAGCATcgccaccccaaaaaccccaaaccccaaaaaccccaaaccccaaaaaccccgaACCCAATAAACCCCgacccccaaaaaccccgaCCCCCAGCCTGTGGGGCTGCACGCGCTCCCGCTAGGGGGGACCCCAAATCAGCATCGccacccccaaaaaccccaatccccaaaaaccccaatccccaaaaaccccaatccccaaaaaccccgaCCCCCTAAAACCCCgacccccaaaaaccccgacccccaaaaaccccaacccccaaaaaccccgacccccaaaaaccccgaCCCCCAGCCTGTGGGGCTGCACGCGCTCCCGCTATGGGGGGacccccagggaccccaaatCAGCATCGCCACCCCCAAAGCCCCAATCCCTCCTCAAAGTGTCCTTGTCCCcattaaaattcactttttccCCCATTAAAATCCAAATTTTCCCCATTAAAATTCCAATTTCCCCCttaaaatccccattttccccattaaaatttacatttttccgcattaaaatcccattttccccccaaaacctcattttttcctcccaaattttcatttttaccccccaaaatcccattttcccccacaaatttcccattttttcctcccaaaaccccattttttttccccaaaaccccataatttcctcccaaaatcccattttttcccaaaatcccattattttccccgtttttcccccAGACCTGCAGCATCTCCCGGAAGAGCTCCCGGCCCAGCCCCCGGCGCTGCTGCGACTCGTGGATGTAAAAATCCAGGACACAGAGAGGCTCCACCTCCACGTGGGACCCGTCCCGCTCCTGAACCCCAAATTCCagaaattcaccccaaaaaaatcaaaattccaaaaattccatccaaaaaaccccaaaattccagcccaaatcccccaaaaatgcagcccaaaatcccaaaatccagcaCACAGAGAGGCTCCACCTCCACGTGGGACCCGTCCCGCTCCTGAACCCCAAATTCCagaaattcaccccaaaaacccccaaaattccagcccaaaaaccccaaaaatgcaGCCCAAAATCTCAAAATCCAGCACACAGAGAGGCTCCACCTCCACGTGGGACCCGTCCCGCTCCTGAACCCCAAATTCCagaaattcaccccaaaaataccaaaattccaaaaattcaccccaaaaaaatcaaaaaaacccaaaattccagcccaaaatccccaaatttcagcccaaaatccaccaaaaatccccaaatccaggACACAGAGAGGCTCCACCTCCACGTGGGACCCGTCCCGCTCCtgaaccccaaaattccagaaattcaccccaaaaaacccaaaattccaaaaattcaccccaaaaataccaaaattccaaaaattccagcccaaaaaacccaaaaacccccaaaattccagcccaaacatccccaaaaccccccaaatccccccccaaTCCCCAaaagcccccccaaaaaatccccaaaatccccccaaaactcccaaatcccccccaaaatcccaagaaccccccaaatccccccagaaATCCccaaaagcccccaaaaaaatccataaatccccccaaaaaatccccaaattcccccaaaaatcctcaaattcccctcaaaaatccccaaatcccccaaaaaatccccaaatcctcccaaaaaatccccaaaatcctcccaaaattcccaaatccccccccaaaaatcccaagaaccccccaaatccccccaaaatccccaaatcctcccaaaaaatccccaaatcctccaaataaaatccccaaatccccccaaaaatccccaaatccccccaaaaatccccaaatcctcccaaaaaatccccaaatccccctcaaaaatccccaaaccccccccaaaaatcccaagaaccccccaaatccccccaaaaatccctaaatCCTCCCaaataaaatccccaaattcccccaaatccccccaaaaatccccaaatcctcccaaaaaatccccaaatcccccccaaaaatcccaaaaacccccaaaatccccccccaATGCCCGGGGCAGCGCTCACCAGCAGGAAGAGTTTCTTGTAGCCCACCTTGAGGAACCCCAGCACCGCGCCCCGCGGGGACCTGCGGGATTCGGGGAAATTGGGGGAATTTcggggaaatttggggatttgggggaaatttgggggaaatttggggatttgaggggaatttgggggaaatttgaggggggatttgggggatttgggggaaattggggggaTTTGAGGAGGatttgaggggatttggggggaaatttggggggagtttgggggaaatttggagggatttgggagaaattggggggatttgggaaatttggggggatttcggggaaattttgggggatttgggggaaattggggggatttgaggggatttggggagaaatttggggggagtttgggggaaatttggagggatttgggagaaattggggggatttgggaattttggggggatttgggggaaatttgggggatttgggagaaattggggggaaattgggggggattttggggaaatttggagggatttgggggaaatttggggatttggggggattttggggaaatttgtggggatttgggggaagtTTTGGAGAtattgggggaaatttggggatttggggggcgttttgggggaaatttgggggaaatttggggggatttgggggggattttgggggaaatttgggggaaatttgggggatttttggaaATAGTTTTGGGGATGCTTTGGGGATAATTTAGGGatattttgggatgttttggggatatttttgggtgttttttggggtgaCTTTCAGGTTATTTTGGGGATAATTTAGGGatattttgggatgttttggggatatttttgggtgtttttggggatattttggggatattttgaGGAtgttttggggatattttgaGGATATTTTGGGGATGTTTTCGGgatattttgggaatattttggggatattttggggacattttggggatattttggggacattttggggatattttggggatattttggggacattttggggatattttggggacattttggggacattttggggatattttggggataCCTTGAGGtgattttggggatattttggggacgttttggggatgtttttggGGTGGTTCCGGGGTCTCACCGGGTGTCCCTGAGGATGTACATCACGTGCCTGTTGCTCTCCATTCGCGCCGCGCTGGTCACGGgggtggagaggccctgggCCTGCCTGGGGGCACACGGGACCCCCCATGACCCCCAAAGTCCCTCGGAGacccccccaggaccccccaatTCCCTCTGGAACCCCCCAGTTTCCCTCTGAGACCCTCCAAGACCCCCAAATTCCATCTGGGATCCCCCAATTTCCCCTCAGacccccccagctgccccctaatttcatcctgggacccctcaaTTCTCCTCTTGGACCCCCAATTTCCCCCTAGGACCCCTCAAATTCTGTCCAGGACTGCTCAGTTCCCCCTCGGGACCCCCCCAGATTCCCTTTGTGACCTCTCATtgcccccccagtgccccccagttCCCCTCAGTGACCTCTCCAACCCCCCCAGCCGCCCCCTCCCattgtccccagtgtccccccatTGTCCCCcgtgctcccagtgcccccccaaTGCCCCCCCattgtccccagtgcccccccattgtccccagtgtccccaatgccCCTCCAGTGTCCCCCCattgtccccagtgcccccccagtgcccccaatGCCCCTCCAGTGtccccccagtgctcccagtgcccccccaaTGCCCCCCCATTGTCCCCCCattgtccccagtgcccccccagtgtccccccattgtccccagtgcccccaaTGCCCCTCCAGtgcccccccagtgcccccccattgtccccagtgtccccccattgtccccagtgtccccaatgccCATCCAGTGccccccccagtgcccccccagtgcccccccatTGTCCCCTCAGTGCCCCCCCATTgcccccccagtgtccccccattgtcccctcagtgtcccccgtgtccccacctTGGCCGAGGCCTTGCCCAGCTCATCGATCACcgtcctcagctgctgctccagctcctccctgcgCCCGGGGGACACCGACAGGAGCCATGGGGACCCCACTTTCCCctcacaaaaaccccaaaacccccccaaaaccgGGGGTCCGCGGGTTTCCCGCCCTGCCCCGCGCCCAGCCCCGGTACCGTttggcgccgccgccgccgccgcgccccgcgggCCGCAGGTGCTGATCCACCACGCAGAAGCGCTCGCCCAGCACCGGGGCCAGGTCGAAAGGGAACTCCATGATGGAGCGGAGAGTTCcgagccccgggcccggcccggcaccgccgccgcctcagcccgccgggcccggcccggccgccaCCGCCACGGCCGCGCCCGGGCGGCAAAGAAACCACGCCCCCCGCGGGGAGGAACCAGCCAATCGCGGCACGGCCCGCCAAGCGCCGGCCAATCGGTGCGCTGCGTTTTTCCGTGCTTAACAACGGGGTCCCGCCCTTAGCAACCGTTAGCCAATCGCTGCTGACAGTTTAACAACCTCTAGCAACCGAGTTCCGCCCGTGGCAACCGTTCACCAATGGCAGCCGCCCTCAGATATCAAGCCCCACCCATAGCAACCGCTGCCAAATCGCTTCCGCTGTCAGACCTCGAGCCCCGCCCCTAGCAACCCCTCAACCAATCGTTTATTCGCTCCTGGACTAAGCTCCACCCCTGGCACCTGTTCGCCCAATCGCTGCCGCCTCTTCTTCCGCCGTTAGCAACAAGCCACGCCCTCCTTAGCAACCCGTTTTTCGCGCCACAGCAAAGCACGAAGGGAAGCATCCCCCCCTTCCGCAAAGCATTGTGGGATATACTCCCCCTTAGCGCGCCGCCATTTTCCAGCCCGGCCGCCATTTTGGCCtgg
This window contains:
- the ATAT1 gene encoding alpha-tubulin N-acetyltransferase 1 isoform X1; amino-acid sequence: MEFPFDLAPVLGERFCVVDQHLRPAGRGGGGGAKREELEQQLRTVIDELGKASAKAQGLSTPVTSAARMESNRHVMYILRDTRSPRGAVLGFLKVGYKKLFLLERDGSHVEVEPLCVLDFYIHESQQRRGLGRELFREMLQRERVQPHRLAVDRPSEKLLAFLSKHFGLRDRIPQVNNFVIFDGFFSTRTAPARRALPRPRPEEPIKPYSLSERDFLREEAEPPWPFNLSRGSPVRGSLRPFLLRRESPAGTPPGTAPEPPPRRASSLGRVGR
- the ATAT1 gene encoding alpha-tubulin N-acetyltransferase 1 isoform X3; the encoded protein is MSWARPRPRQAQGLSTPVTSAARMESNRHVMYILRDTRSPRGAVLGFLKVGYKKLFLLERDGSHVEVEPLCVLDFYIHESQQRRGLGRELFREMLQRERVQPHRLAVDRPSEKLLAFLSKHFGLRDRIPQVNNFVIFDGFFSTRTAPARRALPRPRPEEPIKPYSLSERDFLREEAEPPWPFNLSRGSPVRGSLRPFLLRRESPAGTPPGTAPEPPPRRASSLGRVGR
- the ATAT1 gene encoding alpha-tubulin N-acetyltransferase 1 isoform X2 encodes the protein MEFPFDLAPVLGERFCVVDQHLRPAGRGGGGGAKREELEQQLRTVIDELGKASAKAQGLSTPVTSAARMESNRHVMYILRDTRSPRGAVLGFLKVGYKKLFLLRERVQPHRLAVDRPSEKLLAFLSKHFGLRDRIPQVNNFVIFDGFFSTRTAPARRALPRPRPEEPIKPYSLSERDFLREEAEPPWPFNLSRGSPVRGSLRPFLLRRESPAGTPPGTAPEPPPRRASSLGRVGR